From one Microbulbifer sp. A4B17 genomic stretch:
- a CDS encoding hydrogenase/urease maturation nickel metallochaperone HypA yields MHEMNLIKNLIDKIHELASDEPGKPIGVRLRLGALAHISAKHLREHFDREVLGTSLEGIKLEIDELKDINHREAQDVILESLKFEETDGH; encoded by the coding sequence ATGCACGAAATGAATCTCATCAAAAACCTGATCGATAAAATACACGAACTCGCCTCAGATGAGCCGGGCAAGCCGATCGGCGTCCGATTGCGTCTGGGTGCTTTGGCGCATATATCTGCCAAGCACTTGCGGGAGCATTTTGACAGGGAGGTACTCGGCACCTCACTTGAAGGGATTAAGCTAGAGATTGATGAACTCAAGGATATCAATCACAGGGAAGCCCAGGACGTAATCCTGGAGAGCTTAAAGTTCGAGGAGACTGATGGCCACTGA
- a CDS encoding hydrogenase maturation protease: MGKVRVPNPWLLVSLGNPLRSDDGVGPHVVARLRPKLGASVEYLESGGDILHLLTHWKNRWVCLVDAVVSNQHPVGDIIAIDGLRNTLAPSLCNTSSHGFGLSEALSLGKLIGSLPERLDIFAINSENLAKGECLSPKVASAVIQAEQVILAHLSLNSGDRNARNESHQKPDR, translated from the coding sequence ATGGGCAAGGTCAGAGTTCCTAACCCGTGGCTACTGGTAAGTCTGGGAAATCCCCTGCGTAGCGATGATGGTGTGGGGCCACATGTCGTCGCTCGTTTGCGTCCCAAGCTCGGAGCATCGGTGGAATACCTCGAAAGCGGTGGCGATATTCTGCATTTATTGACGCATTGGAAAAATCGATGGGTTTGCCTTGTTGATGCTGTGGTGAGTAATCAGCACCCGGTAGGGGACATCATCGCGATTGATGGCCTGAGAAACACGCTTGCACCATCACTATGCAATACATCGAGTCACGGATTTGGCTTGAGCGAAGCGCTGTCTCTGGGAAAGCTTATCGGTTCCCTGCCTGAACGCCTGGATATCTTTGCCATCAATTCAGAGAACCTGGCAAAAGGAGAGTGTCTATCCCCCAAGGTTGCCAGCGCTGTAATTCAAGCGGAACAAGTCATACTCGCGCACCTGTCGCTAAATAGCGGAGACCGCAATGCACGAAATGAATCTCATCAAAAACCTGATCGATAA
- a CDS encoding Ni/Fe hydrogenase subunit alpha yields MAGHSKTIKVDYLARVEGEGALHIDYDDSGVQKVQLKIFEPPRFFEALLRGRDYLEAPDITARICGICPVAYQMSAVHGMEDALGIKPSGALRELRRLLYCGEWIESHMLHISMLHAPDFLGYPNAVAMAKDHPEVVKNALEIKKAGNALVRLIGGREVHPINVRVGGFYKVPENRELTALAEQLETARDLAEQLVIWSSTLPFPNYEWRRDNHYEFVALKHPTEYPMNEGRITSSKGLDITARDYENYFEEEHLAHSTALHCTLKNRGAYLVGPIARFNLNRDKLSPRARQLAESLKVAAPCLNPFQSILVRSLEVLHAFEEALRIIGKYQKPEEPHLATKPKAASGCAATEAPRGLLYHRYDIDKNGKITVAKIVAPTSQNQKTIEDDLRLMLPSFMHFPEDKLRGLCERAIRNYDPCISCSTHFLQLHLNNGQGQSS; encoded by the coding sequence ATGGCGGGTCACAGCAAGACGATTAAAGTGGACTATCTCGCCCGAGTCGAAGGGGAGGGGGCCCTCCATATCGACTACGACGACAGCGGCGTACAGAAGGTACAACTCAAGATTTTTGAACCCCCCAGATTCTTTGAAGCACTTCTCAGGGGGCGTGATTACCTGGAGGCCCCGGATATAACCGCGCGCATTTGCGGAATCTGCCCGGTGGCCTACCAGATGAGCGCCGTCCATGGAATGGAAGATGCACTGGGGATTAAACCGAGTGGTGCCTTGCGGGAGCTGCGCCGATTGCTCTACTGCGGAGAATGGATCGAGAGCCATATGCTGCATATCAGTATGCTCCACGCACCGGACTTTCTCGGTTACCCCAATGCTGTTGCAATGGCTAAGGATCACCCAGAGGTGGTTAAGAATGCCCTGGAGATCAAAAAGGCGGGGAATGCTCTGGTTCGATTGATCGGTGGCAGGGAAGTACATCCCATCAATGTCAGGGTTGGGGGTTTCTACAAAGTTCCGGAAAATCGCGAACTCACAGCCCTGGCAGAGCAGCTGGAAACTGCCCGGGATCTCGCCGAGCAACTGGTGATCTGGTCGTCGACCTTACCTTTTCCCAATTACGAGTGGCGCCGTGATAATCACTACGAATTTGTTGCCCTGAAGCACCCCACAGAATACCCAATGAATGAAGGCAGGATCACTTCCAGTAAGGGGCTCGATATTACTGCCCGCGACTACGAGAATTACTTTGAAGAAGAACACCTGGCCCACAGCACCGCGCTGCATTGCACCCTGAAGAATAGGGGAGCCTATCTGGTAGGTCCCATCGCTCGCTTTAATCTCAATCGAGACAAGCTGTCGCCAAGAGCCCGGCAACTTGCAGAGAGCCTCAAGGTCGCGGCCCCCTGTTTAAATCCTTTCCAGAGCATTCTGGTCAGGAGCCTCGAGGTCTTGCACGCATTCGAAGAAGCCCTGCGGATTATTGGCAAGTACCAGAAACCCGAGGAGCCCCACCTGGCAACGAAGCCCAAAGCCGCAAGTGGTTGTGCAGCTACCGAGGCTCCGCGCGGACTTTTATATCACCGTTACGACATCGATAAGAACGGAAAGATCACAGTGGCAAAAATCGTCGCCCCGACCTCACAAAACCAAAAGACCATAGAGGACGACCTCCGCCTGATGTTACCGAGCTTTATGCACTTTCCAGAGGACAAGCTACGAGGATTATGTGAACGGGCAATAAGAAACTACGACCCCTGTATTTCCTGCTCAACACATTTCCTGCAGCTACATTTGAATAATGGGCAAGGTCAGAGTTCCTAA
- a CDS encoding oxidoreductase, with translation MVPNQQPVASSKSLPKLAVWKFTSCDGCQLSLLDCEDELLSLADQLDIAYFMEASSEIQEGPFDISLVEGSITTPADKERILEVRRQSRVLICIGACATAGGIQALRNFADVEEFTRAVYAHPEYITTLKDSTPISAHVPVDFELQGCPINKNQLLEVISAFLHRRPPQVANHSVCMECKLRGNVCIWVAHGTPCMGPVTHAGCGAICPSYNRGCYACYGPKENSNTGSLCHWWLEKLNVENTLTIENLRNFNPLADAFKVESEVRERDGRT, from the coding sequence GTGGTTCCAAATCAACAGCCTGTAGCCTCTAGTAAATCTCTCCCCAAACTGGCTGTTTGGAAGTTCACTTCCTGTGATGGATGCCAGCTGAGTTTGTTGGATTGTGAAGATGAGCTTCTCTCTCTCGCGGACCAATTGGATATTGCTTACTTCATGGAGGCATCCAGTGAAATTCAAGAGGGGCCTTTTGATATCTCCCTGGTTGAGGGTTCCATTACTACCCCGGCAGATAAAGAGAGGATTCTGGAGGTCAGGCGTCAATCCCGGGTTCTTATCTGTATCGGGGCCTGCGCTACTGCTGGCGGCATACAGGCTCTGCGAAATTTTGCCGATGTAGAAGAGTTCACCCGTGCGGTTTATGCACACCCTGAATACATTACCACGCTAAAGGACTCCACTCCGATCTCGGCACATGTTCCGGTGGACTTCGAGTTACAAGGCTGCCCCATCAACAAGAATCAACTTCTGGAGGTCATCAGCGCCTTCCTGCATAGAAGGCCACCCCAGGTAGCTAATCACTCGGTCTGTATGGAATGTAAGTTGCGGGGCAATGTGTGCATATGGGTTGCCCACGGCACCCCCTGTATGGGGCCTGTTACCCACGCTGGATGTGGAGCTATCTGTCCGAGCTACAACCGTGGTTGCTACGCTTGCTATGGCCCCAAGGAAAACTCCAACACTGGATCTCTGTGCCATTGGTGGCTGGAAAAATTGAATGTAGAAAACACTTTAACTATAGAAAACCTTCGAAATTTCAATCCATTAGCAGATGCATTTAAAGTAGAAAGTGAGGTTAGGGAAAGGGATGGACGCACTTAG
- a CDS encoding FAD/NAD(P)-binding protein — MIPQVWRIEQRREEYPGTVTLALTREGKSRDSIHPGQFNMLYAFGAGEVAISSSGPGTSSDEPLIHTIKSQGLATQALCRLPEGSQLGVRGPFGQGWPIGLVKRRPLIVIAGGLGLAPLRPLIYSFLKGQLPARSLQVFYGARRPQELLYQQELEDWGKSFELVVSVDHADSTWEGHVGVITDPLRISTLDTGNALIFLCGPEIMMRFCIQVLRHKGVAESNIYLSMERNMKCAIGLCGHCQWGPNFVCKDGPVFCYRNVRQWFQINSL, encoded by the coding sequence GTGATACCCCAGGTATGGCGGATAGAGCAGCGCCGTGAAGAGTATCCTGGGACCGTAACCCTGGCACTCACGCGGGAAGGCAAATCCCGAGACTCAATACACCCAGGGCAATTCAATATGCTCTATGCCTTTGGCGCGGGAGAGGTTGCGATTTCCTCAAGCGGACCAGGCACCTCAAGTGATGAGCCCCTGATCCACACGATCAAAAGCCAGGGGCTCGCAACCCAGGCCCTTTGCCGATTGCCAGAAGGCAGTCAATTGGGTGTCCGGGGGCCCTTTGGGCAGGGCTGGCCAATTGGCCTGGTTAAGCGGCGGCCGCTGATAGTCATTGCCGGAGGTCTCGGCCTGGCGCCACTTCGTCCATTGATCTACAGCTTTCTCAAGGGGCAATTGCCGGCACGTAGCTTGCAGGTTTTTTATGGAGCCCGGCGACCACAAGAACTGCTTTACCAGCAAGAGTTGGAAGACTGGGGAAAGTCGTTTGAATTAGTGGTATCGGTAGATCATGCCGACAGCACTTGGGAAGGTCATGTTGGTGTAATTACCGATCCCCTGCGTATATCTACACTGGATACAGGTAATGCCCTGATATTTTTGTGCGGTCCGGAAATTATGATGCGATTTTGTATTCAAGTGCTTCGACATAAGGGCGTTGCCGAGTCCAATATCTACCTGTCGATGGAGCGAAATATGAAGTGTGCTATCGGCTTGTGCGGCCACTGCCAATGGGGGCCTAACTTTGTTTGTAAGGACGGTCCCGTATTCTGCTACCGGAATGTTCGCCAGTGGTTCCAAATCAACAGCCTGTAG
- a CDS encoding cyclic nucleotide-binding domain-containing protein, giving the protein MKTITDLLHEHPFFNGLAEKDLQFLSGCTSNGHYKEGEYLARENTSADHFFLIRSGRVAVETFVPNYGPLCLMTLHGGDIFGWSWLYPPYRTAFDARALTSVRSLRLGGKCLRDKCEREPRLGFELMKRFAKIATDRLQATRIQLLDLYGPHPSQGDRQP; this is encoded by the coding sequence GTGAAAACAATTACGGATCTTTTGCATGAGCATCCATTCTTTAACGGCCTGGCTGAGAAGGACTTACAATTCCTCTCCGGCTGCACCTCAAATGGCCACTATAAAGAAGGGGAATATTTAGCAAGGGAAAATACTTCGGCCGATCATTTCTTTCTGATTCGCTCGGGGCGTGTGGCGGTGGAAACTTTTGTGCCCAACTACGGCCCCCTTTGCCTGATGACGCTCCACGGCGGAGATATTTTTGGCTGGTCCTGGCTCTATCCACCTTACCGTACGGCCTTCGATGCCCGCGCACTAACGTCAGTACGCAGCCTGCGGTTAGGGGGGAAGTGTCTCAGGGATAAGTGCGAAAGAGAACCAAGACTCGGCTTTGAACTGATGAAGCGGTTTGCCAAGATCGCAACAGATAGACTACAGGCAACACGTATACAGCTATTGGACCTCTATGGGCCACACCCCTCACAAGGAGATCGCCAGCCGTGA
- a CDS encoding 4Fe-4S dicluster domain-containing protein, which translates to MKSLKLRAEDLDTLIQAVRTEGYQLHGPVLHNRAITYGEITSATDLPQGWTDEQEGGRYRVKRRSDSAYFGYSVGPHSWKQFLQLPRRPIWKASNTGGELQILEIEEPPVKYAFLGVRSCELHGIAIQDKVFTHGEYKNSSYEKRRAGLFTIAVECTTAASTCFCTSMNTGPEVQLASDLVLTEVIDIKQHFFLIRSGTPAGKQVLNQLPIESATPEETSDAHQAVESTAEKIRSGPRQFDSSDLKELLYRNYDSPIWEQVADRCLSCANCTLACPTCFCSTVEDTTDLTGAEAERWERWDSCFTADLSYLSGGSVRADTRSRYRQWMTHKLATWYDQFDTSGCIGCGRCITWCPVGIDITEEVQKIRAQEQK; encoded by the coding sequence TTGAAATCGCTCAAGCTACGGGCGGAGGATCTGGACACCTTGATCCAGGCAGTCCGCACCGAAGGTTATCAATTACATGGCCCTGTATTACATAACAGGGCCATTACCTATGGTGAAATAACCTCAGCAACAGATCTCCCTCAGGGCTGGACCGATGAGCAGGAAGGAGGGCGCTACCGGGTAAAGCGCCGTTCCGATTCTGCATATTTTGGATACTCGGTTGGACCACACTCCTGGAAACAGTTTTTGCAACTTCCTCGACGACCGATATGGAAGGCGAGCAACACTGGCGGGGAATTGCAGATTCTGGAGATCGAAGAACCACCTGTTAAATACGCTTTCCTGGGAGTGCGCAGCTGTGAACTACATGGTATTGCCATACAGGACAAGGTGTTTACCCATGGTGAATACAAAAACAGCAGTTATGAGAAACGCCGTGCCGGTTTATTCACCATAGCGGTTGAGTGTACCACTGCGGCCAGCACCTGCTTCTGCACCTCTATGAACACCGGACCAGAAGTACAACTGGCCAGTGACCTGGTATTGACGGAAGTGATTGACATCAAGCAACACTTTTTCTTGATACGAAGTGGTACCCCCGCTGGCAAACAAGTATTGAACCAGCTTCCCATAGAAAGTGCCACACCAGAGGAAACCTCTGACGCCCACCAGGCGGTGGAAAGTACCGCTGAAAAAATTCGCAGCGGCCCGCGCCAGTTCGATAGCTCAGATTTGAAGGAGCTACTCTACCGAAACTATGACAGCCCGATTTGGGAGCAGGTCGCCGATCGCTGTCTATCCTGTGCCAATTGCACCTTGGCCTGTCCTACCTGCTTTTGCTCAACGGTTGAAGATACCACCGATCTTACTGGAGCAGAGGCGGAGCGCTGGGAGCGTTGGGACTCCTGTTTCACTGCTGATTTGAGTTATTTGTCCGGGGGCTCGGTCAGGGCAGATACCCGCTCTCGTTACCGGCAGTGGATGACTCACAAGCTGGCGACTTGGTACGACCAGTTTGATACTTCCGGCTGTATCGGTTGTGGCCGCTGTATCACTTGGTGCCCGGTGGGCATCGATATTACTGAAGAGGTGCAGAAAATTCGCGCCCAGGAGCAAAAGTGA
- a CDS encoding MFS transporter: MNLSDQHRQFLIICSMGALSGIVFLDETVVGVALPAIRDELGLAHDTAHWIINAYFLTLTCFAALGGKCIDMFGLRVILAISTPIFVASSIWAGFTNSGSALITARVFQGVSAAFIFSLSQAGTYLAFPKDKRGYAIGIYAAISTAFLAVGPIAGGLITHFLSWRWIFWITIPVVLLSAIFALLVWRQPEESSLSRSRLDTMGVALMLVGLTGLVYALMQGARLGWSSFIILGSGVVGLLSLFFFGRYELRQSKPLIDVSLLRHRPFMSAIYPYIIAEYSVIATAVFFPIYLQDILDFTTAQAGLALIPAVLPFPLVSIYIGRLADKIGSRRIVLVGTLLGGVVTILLAVLLPFKIYPPLAVLLLLWGVAMSCTIGPARRLASHVATLDNQGQLSGTIVTLRLLGATAGVAASSALLTNGFPIPSVFLLTGMLLLTSFVSTYFLMKG; this comes from the coding sequence TTGAACCTATCTGACCAGCATCGTCAATTCCTAATCATCTGCTCAATGGGGGCTTTATCGGGAATTGTTTTTCTGGATGAAACTGTTGTCGGGGTGGCCTTACCGGCCATTCGTGATGAGCTGGGATTGGCACACGATACGGCGCATTGGATAATAAACGCGTACTTCCTGACACTTACTTGCTTTGCAGCTTTGGGGGGTAAATGTATTGACATGTTTGGCTTGAGGGTCATATTGGCAATTAGCACACCAATATTTGTAGCCTCTTCCATTTGGGCTGGTTTTACGAACTCAGGTAGTGCACTTATCACAGCACGAGTGTTTCAAGGGGTTAGCGCCGCATTTATATTTTCCTTATCACAAGCGGGCACCTATCTTGCTTTTCCTAAAGACAAGCGCGGATATGCAATTGGCATTTACGCGGCAATTTCTACCGCTTTCTTAGCTGTTGGTCCCATCGCGGGTGGACTCATTACCCACTTTCTTTCATGGCGCTGGATCTTCTGGATTACGATTCCCGTAGTTCTTCTGTCCGCCATTTTTGCCTTACTGGTTTGGAGGCAGCCTGAGGAAAGCTCACTGTCCAGGTCACGACTCGATACTATGGGTGTGGCACTAATGCTCGTCGGTCTTACCGGGCTGGTTTATGCCTTGATGCAAGGAGCAAGGCTTGGTTGGTCCAGTTTCATAATTCTCGGAAGCGGCGTTGTAGGGCTTTTGAGTCTCTTTTTCTTCGGTCGATATGAGCTGCGACAATCTAAACCGCTCATTGATGTCTCACTATTGAGACACCGGCCTTTTATGTCGGCAATCTACCCCTATATTATCGCTGAATATTCTGTTATTGCTACAGCAGTGTTCTTTCCGATCTACCTTCAGGACATCTTGGATTTTACTACCGCTCAGGCCGGCCTGGCCTTGATACCAGCAGTATTACCCTTCCCTCTAGTTTCAATCTATATTGGCCGACTTGCAGACAAGATTGGTTCTCGTCGTATCGTATTAGTAGGTACATTATTGGGAGGTGTCGTAACTATTCTGCTGGCTGTATTGCTTCCCTTTAAGATCTACCCACCATTAGCTGTACTCTTATTGTTATGGGGGGTTGCAATGTCTTGTACTATTGGCCCTGCTCGGCGACTGGCTTCACACGTTGCAACACTAGACAACCAGGGACAGCTGAGTGGAACTATTGTCACTTTACGTCTACTTGGGGCGACTGCTGGTGTCGCAGCCTCCAGTGCTTTACTAACTAATGGTTTTCCAATACCGTCAGTATTCTTGTTAACAGGTATGCTTTTATTAACATCCTTTGTGTCCACCTATTTCTTAATGAAGGGGTAA
- a CDS encoding VRR-NUC domain-containing protein: protein MTQPIELPTGYYLDNFKALIEFVSQHYSWLITTSEQNFFKTFQELDIYSQRLYVRLLSRKGVPSSRGSLFRLGKLNYGEIESIESAAAVLDRSGLLCYNPVLTVQEYLPLFTKAELFAVAPSGLPKSLSRPSLEQLLLEEPSSSDWFEKLLSQHRVLAVHGAEHFQTFKLCYFGNLNQDLTDYVLRDLGLYRYESYPLDKQNLPFQSRAQIDQYLLYYQCLELLEEPLLEDAEAIIALSAQLPEGIDGDSTLARRLDRIRLKLARQLERLNALEQADALYQLCKTPPARERRARIAVKQGYDTLALEICEEIIASPMDQAEREFALSFGYRTAKRSGGLNNWQAPHKIQAPTEVISLAQGESCVELLVAEHLEGSSGGECFYVENTLFTGVLGLYIWDILFAPVPGAFFNPFQVAPADFRTADFYYSRQALFSQRLAEIEHESLKSRVLSTFAEKQGIANPLVAWEALSTELLEKALDRIPPSHWRSIFNRMLSDITQNRNGLPDLICFTPFGHYELVEVKGPGDRLQKNQERWLAFFAEEAIPHRVIHVEWH from the coding sequence ATGACCCAACCGATAGAATTGCCAACTGGCTACTACCTGGACAACTTCAAAGCGTTGATTGAATTTGTTAGCCAACATTATTCCTGGCTTATCACCACATCTGAGCAAAATTTTTTTAAAACCTTCCAAGAGTTGGATATTTATAGCCAGCGGCTCTATGTGCGTTTGCTATCCCGTAAAGGAGTACCTTCCTCTAGAGGATCGCTTTTCCGCCTGGGGAAGCTTAACTACGGTGAGATAGAGAGCATTGAAAGTGCTGCAGCTGTTTTGGATCGCTCCGGGCTACTTTGCTATAATCCAGTGTTAACGGTACAGGAATATCTACCACTATTTACCAAAGCTGAATTATTTGCGGTAGCCCCCTCAGGTTTACCCAAGTCTTTAAGCCGGCCTTCCCTCGAACAACTATTGCTCGAAGAACCCAGTTCGAGTGACTGGTTTGAGAAGTTGCTGTCTCAGCACAGGGTGCTAGCTGTCCACGGTGCCGAACATTTCCAGACTTTCAAACTGTGCTACTTTGGCAACTTGAACCAGGACCTTACCGACTATGTATTACGGGATCTTGGGCTTTATAGATATGAATCCTATCCGCTGGATAAGCAAAATCTCCCCTTTCAAAGCCGGGCACAAATTGACCAGTATCTGCTCTACTATCAATGCCTGGAGCTGTTAGAAGAGCCATTACTGGAAGATGCAGAAGCCATAATAGCCTTATCTGCTCAACTGCCAGAAGGTATTGATGGTGACTCAACCCTGGCTCGTCGGCTGGACAGGATACGTCTTAAGTTGGCACGGCAGCTTGAGCGGCTCAATGCCCTTGAGCAGGCCGATGCACTATATCAACTTTGTAAAACCCCTCCCGCCCGTGAGCGCCGCGCACGAATTGCCGTAAAGCAAGGGTACGACACTCTAGCATTGGAAATATGCGAGGAAATAATAGCTTCCCCTATGGACCAAGCAGAAAGAGAGTTTGCTCTTAGCTTTGGTTACCGCACAGCCAAACGAAGTGGAGGCCTCAACAACTGGCAGGCACCTCATAAAATCCAAGCCCCCACTGAAGTGATAAGTTTGGCGCAGGGGGAAAGCTGTGTTGAGCTACTGGTGGCAGAGCACCTTGAAGGTTCTAGCGGTGGTGAGTGTTTTTATGTAGAGAACACCCTATTCACCGGTGTGTTGGGCCTCTATATTTGGGACATACTGTTTGCACCTGTGCCTGGTGCTTTTTTCAATCCCTTCCAGGTGGCCCCAGCCGATTTTCGCACCGCGGATTTTTACTATTCCCGTCAAGCGCTATTCAGCCAGCGATTGGCCGAAATAGAGCATGAGTCCTTGAAGTCCCGTGTCCTCTCTACCTTTGCAGAGAAACAAGGTATTGCCAACCCTTTAGTTGCTTGGGAGGCTTTGTCTACAGAACTACTTGAGAAGGCGCTGGATAGAATCCCCCCAAGTCATTGGCGTTCAATTTTTAATCGCATGCTCAGTGATATCACACAGAATAGAAATGGGCTGCCAGACCTCATTTGCTTTACTCCCTTCGGTCACTATGAACTCGTGGAAGTTAAAGGTCCTGGGGATCGCTTACAAAAAAACCAAGAACGCTGGCTGGCGTTTTTTGCTGAAGAGGCGATCCCTCATCGGGTAATTCATGTGGAGTGGCACTAG